From one Actinomycetes bacterium genomic stretch:
- a CDS encoding PKD domain-containing protein — MMRTRWGTLLGLVAVAALVAAACGSKPGSKNINTPPTALISAAPLSGPAPLTVDFSGLLSSDAGGEIVAYDWDLGEGTTSDQVDVSHTYTVEGIYDVVLSVTDNKDGVGTDTVQVVVNTDPTVTAGSDATSGATPLAVNFTSTSNDVGGSIVSTEWDFGDGATSTDANPTHTYLAAGSYDATVKVTDNLGGIASDSVPMTVTGNAGPVASASSDVTSGKTALTVTFDGSGSTDADDGIASWYWDFGDGDNATGATPAAHTYATAGTYSATLTVTDVLGATDTDTVVISVVDNVAPVSAPALATAHPKPGLVVSFDGSASTDSDGTIVSYDWVFGDGNAGTGVSPTHTYAATGSYPANLTVTDDNGAKHVETVLVQVANNVDPVSVASSDLTSGVAPLEIAFEGTGSSDSDGSIVSYSWDFGDTNTSTDASPTHTYAAAGNYTATLTVTDDNSATAVDTIAITVDP, encoded by the coding sequence ATGATGCGTACCAGGTGGGGAACCCTGTTGGGTTTGGTGGCGGTTGCGGCACTGGTGGCTGCGGCCTGTGGCTCGAAGCCGGGCTCCAAGAACATCAACACGCCGCCGACGGCGCTGATCTCTGCTGCTCCGCTCTCGGGGCCGGCGCCACTCACGGTCGACTTCTCGGGGCTGCTGAGCTCCGACGCGGGCGGCGAGATAGTCGCGTACGACTGGGACCTCGGTGAGGGCACGACCTCGGACCAGGTCGATGTGAGCCACACCTACACCGTCGAAGGCATCTACGACGTGGTCCTCAGCGTCACCGACAACAAGGACGGTGTCGGCACGGACACGGTCCAGGTCGTCGTCAACACCGACCCGACCGTCACAGCAGGCTCGGATGCCACCTCAGGTGCGACGCCACTTGCCGTCAACTTCACTTCGACATCCAATGACGTCGGCGGGAGCATCGTCTCCACGGAGTGGGACTTCGGAGACGGCGCCACCTCGACCGACGCCAACCCCACCCACACATACCTGGCTGCCGGCAGCTACGACGCAACCGTTAAGGTCACCGACAACCTCGGCGGCATTGCCTCGGACTCGGTGCCCATGACGGTAACCGGGAACGCGGGCCCGGTGGCCTCGGCGAGCTCGGACGTGACCTCGGGGAAGACCGCGCTGACGGTCACCTTCGACGGCTCCGGGTCTACCGATGCGGATGACGGCATTGCCAGTTGGTATTGGGACTTCGGTGATGGCGACAACGCCACCGGCGCCACCCCGGCTGCTCACACATACGCAACCGCCGGCACCTACTCGGCCACGCTGACCGTCACCGACGTGCTGGGCGCGACCGACACCGACACCGTTGTCATCTCGGTCGTCGACAATGTCGCGCCGGTGTCGGCACCGGCGCTGGCCACGGCCCATCCGAAGCCGGGGCTCGTGGTGAGCTTCGACGGCTCGGCTTCCACCGACTCCGACGGCACCATCGTCTCCTACGACTGGGTGTTCGGGGACGGCAACGCCGGCACCGGGGTCTCACCGACCCACACCTATGCAGCCACCGGCAGCTACCCGGCCAACCTGACCGTCACCGACGACAACGGAGCCAAACACGTCGAGACGGTGCTCGTGCAGGTTGCCAACAATGTCGATCCGGTTTCCGTTGCTTCGTCGGACCTGACCAGCGGGGTGGCACCGCTCGAGATTGCGTTCGAAGGCACCGGGTCGAGCGACTCCGATGGCTCGATCGTTTCGTACTCGTGGGACTTCGGTGACACCAACACCTCCACCGACGCGTCGCCCACCCACACCTACGCCGCCGCCGGCAACTACACGGCAACCCTCACGGTCACCGATGACAACAGTGCAACCGCAGTCGACACCATCGCGATCACCGTCGACCCATAG
- a CDS encoding SDR family oxidoreductase produces MTDSDSPSGLPAPPAVGASALPAGTYDGTTAFVTGAGTGLGKAIASEFARLGADVAVASRKPEHLDAGREALEALGATVTTTECDIRDPDSISAAFDAAEDALGLPAVLINNAAANFPVPAEDMSPNAWRTVVDITLNGTFFVAREFARRHIEAGTPGSIVNIGASYAWTGGPGFAHSAAAKAGVKNMVETLAVEWGPYGIQVNGLVPGLFPHEDMTDDIKGNLERTHEKDACQPALRVGERQELGWAATFLASPYARFISGHTLVVDGANWQRRTLTNPPVVSVREQMGLGPFDPQAKR; encoded by the coding sequence ATGACTGACAGCGACTCACCGAGCGGGCTGCCTGCACCCCCGGCGGTGGGGGCCTCGGCCCTTCCCGCCGGCACCTACGACGGCACCACCGCATTCGTCACCGGCGCCGGCACCGGGCTCGGCAAGGCGATCGCCTCCGAGTTCGCCCGCCTCGGAGCCGACGTGGCGGTGGCCTCTCGCAAGCCGGAGCACCTCGACGCCGGGCGCGAGGCGCTCGAGGCCCTGGGCGCGACGGTCACCACCACCGAGTGCGACATCCGCGATCCCGACAGCATCAGCGCCGCGTTCGACGCCGCAGAGGACGCTCTCGGGCTGCCCGCCGTGTTGATCAACAACGCCGCGGCCAACTTCCCCGTCCCTGCCGAGGACATGTCGCCCAACGCATGGCGCACCGTGGTCGACATCACGCTCAACGGCACCTTCTTCGTGGCCCGGGAGTTCGCGCGCAGGCACATCGAAGCCGGCACCCCGGGTTCGATCGTCAACATCGGTGCGTCCTACGCGTGGACCGGCGGACCCGGGTTCGCCCATTCCGCGGCCGCCAAGGCGGGCGTGAAGAACATGGTGGAGACCCTGGCGGTCGAGTGGGGCCCCTACGGAATCCAGGTCAACGGGCTCGTGCCGGGGCTGTTCCCCCACGAGGACATGACCGATGACATCAAGGGCAACCTCGAGCGCACTCACGAAAAGGATGCGTGCCAGCCGGCGTTGCGTGTCGGCGAACGCCAGGAACTCGGGTGGGCTGCGACGTTCCTCGCCAGCCCCTATGCCAGATTCATCTCCGGTCACACGCTCGTGGTCGACGGTGCCAACTGGCAGCGCCGCACACTGACCAACCCACCGGTCGTGAGTGTGCGCGAACAGATGGGCCTCGGCCCCTTCGATCCCCAGGCGAAGCGCTGA